From Haloplanus natans DSM 17983, the proteins below share one genomic window:
- a CDS encoding DUF433 domain-containing protein: MVTQTAGVAEELLDEPHVDGRRISVLQLRDRVEEVGDTPQAVAEDYDLDVAAVYQALAYYHTHTEELEAVRERRERETAALRREVATTRPDGVAPP, encoded by the coding sequence ATGGTGACGCAAACCGCCGGTGTCGCGGAGGAGCTCCTCGACGAGCCACACGTCGACGGGCGTCGTATCTCGGTTCTCCAGCTCCGCGATCGCGTCGAGGAGGTCGGCGACACGCCCCAGGCGGTCGCCGAGGACTACGACCTCGACGTCGCGGCGGTCTATCAGGCGCTCGCGTACTACCATACCCACACCGAGGAGCTGGAGGCCGTCCGCGAGCGTCGCGAGCGAGAGACGGCCGCGCTCCGGCGCGAGGTCGCAACGACCCGCCCGGACGGCGTCGCCCCGCCGTAA
- a CDS encoding tyrosine-type recombinase/integrase has translation MAPNENSQIQASVWLKPDQVDALRTAVYQTRPDYLQERDDAIIALMYDTGVRVGELVAIDVDHLREENTTLYLPGHIQKDYPTDNSPGAARIGLASDTTRTLTSYLARRWKDTPALFPSRSSDRITTEGVRQMFRRVAEAADVEPFRRDGSRGDPSDVTPHALRHSVAYRMMNVEDGNTLYDVRSRLRHRSIQTTERVYDHLIEV, from the coding sequence ATGGCTCCAAATGAGAATTCCCAAATTCAAGCGAGCGTGTGGCTCAAACCCGACCAAGTCGACGCGCTCCGAACCGCGGTGTATCAGACACGCCCCGACTATCTTCAGGAACGCGACGACGCGATAATCGCGCTCATGTACGACACCGGCGTCCGTGTCGGCGAGCTCGTCGCGATCGACGTCGACCACCTCCGGGAGGAGAACACGACGCTGTACCTCCCCGGTCATATCCAGAAGGATTACCCGACGGACAACTCCCCAGGCGCCGCCCGGATCGGGCTCGCGAGCGACACGACGCGAACGCTCACCTCGTACCTCGCGCGACGGTGGAAAGATACGCCCGCCCTATTCCCCTCGCGGTCGAGCGACCGGATTACGACCGAGGGCGTTCGACAAATGTTTCGCCGTGTCGCCGAGGCGGCCGACGTCGAGCCGTTCCGTCGCGACGGCTCTCGGGGGGACCCCAGCGACGTTACTCCCCACGCGCTCCGCCACTCGGTCGCATACCGGATGATGAACGTCGAGGACGGAAATACGCTGTACGACGTCCGGTCGCGGCTCCGCCACCGCTCGATTCAAACCACCGAACGGGTGTACGACCACCTTATCGAGGTGTAA
- a CDS encoding DUF5615 family PIN-like protein, with translation MGGSEWGFLLDENVGRSVAEELARRGYHAELVVDVLAPGVADYTDVLPYAREHELVVVTKDYSDFSALSPDEHEGTILVARHDHTAVEMATGVDTLVDAYPSRESFRGCQEFLDDWVP, from the coding sequence ATGGGCGGCTCGGAGTGGGGGTTTCTCCTCGACGAAAACGTCGGGCGATCGGTCGCCGAGGAGCTCGCTCGTCGCGGCTATCACGCCGAGCTCGTCGTCGACGTCCTCGCTCCAGGCGTCGCCGATTACACCGATGTCCTCCCGTACGCTCGGGAGCACGAGCTCGTCGTCGTCACCAAGGACTATTCGGATTTTAGCGCGCTCTCGCCCGACGAGCACGAGGGAACGATTCTCGTCGCGCGCCACGACCATACGGCGGTCGAAATGGCGACCGGTGTCGACACCCTCGTCGACGCCTATCCGTCGCGAGAGTCGTTCCGGGGGTGCCAAGAATTCCTCGACGACTGGGTTCCATAA
- a CDS encoding ParA family protein, which produces MSETLRAAAFLDKGGTGKTTTVAHLGVALQREGYEVLLLDLAGKQGDLAKHFGVWEAYREAIDADEAWPNISTVFDDAWGTIAEKLGEDAVADLVVDTEEGVDLIPAHPGLDTLDADLGTVDDARDRYSRLEAFLDEYVDPLGYDVVLLDLPGLTNNVSYNGLWAARHVIAPVEMGPFEAEQADALRRDLQKIAANFDVEIQLSLVLPNKVDTRTTLAEEYLDAFREEYPEAIAPDLVPYSQDIRNATEAGRTVFRLDSPSKTAREARAAYLQAAEVLVDRLQGGDA; this is translated from the coding sequence ATGAGTGAGACACTACGCGCCGCCGCGTTCCTCGACAAAGGCGGCACCGGCAAAACGACGACCGTCGCCCACCTGGGCGTCGCGCTCCAGCGGGAGGGGTACGAGGTCCTCCTCCTCGACCTCGCGGGGAAACAGGGCGACCTCGCGAAACACTTCGGCGTGTGGGAGGCGTACCGGGAGGCGATCGACGCCGACGAGGCATGGCCGAACATTTCGACCGTGTTCGACGACGCCTGGGGAACCATCGCCGAGAAACTGGGCGAGGACGCCGTCGCCGACCTCGTCGTCGACACCGAGGAGGGCGTCGATCTTATCCCCGCTCACCCTGGGCTCGACACGCTCGACGCCGACCTCGGGACCGTCGACGACGCTCGCGACCGGTATTCCCGGCTGGAGGCGTTTCTCGACGAGTACGTCGACCCGCTGGGGTACGACGTCGTCCTCCTCGACCTTCCGGGGCTCACGAATAACGTGAGCTATAACGGGTTGTGGGCGGCGCGTCACGTAATCGCGCCCGTCGAAATGGGACCGTTCGAGGCGGAACAGGCGGACGCGCTCCGCCGGGACCTCCAGAAGATAGCGGCGAATTTCGACGTCGAGATACAGCTCTCGCTCGTCCTCCCGAATAAGGTCGACACCCGGACGACGCTCGCCGAGGAGTACCTCGACGCGTTCCGCGAGGAGTACCCCGAGGCGATCGCGCCCGACCTCGTCCCGTACTCCCAGGATATACGGAACGCGACCGAGGCGGGGCGAACCGTGTTCCGCCTCGATTCGCCGTCGAAAACCGCCCGCGAGGCGCGGGCGGCATACCTCCAGGCGGCCGAGGTCCTCGTCGACCGCCTCCAGGGAGGCGACGCATGA